Genomic segment of Kibdelosporangium phytohabitans:
CGCGTGTTCGACCTGGTCTACGGCGGCAACCTGAGCGAGGTCGGCCAGGACACCCTGCGCGGTTACAACGTCAACACGATCGCCATCCAGGTCCCGAAGTCCGCGGTGACGTTCAAGGGCGACCCGAAACGAAACCCGGTGATCGGTGTCTGGAGCGACACCGAGCGGCGGACCATGCGGCTGTCGCCCGGCCAGGCCAAGCCGGAGGGCCCGTTCGTCCAGGTTTCCCGGCTGGGCAACCCGCTGGTCAACGAGGTCATCTCGTCGGTGGCGCTGAAAGACGCGTTCAACGGGCTCACCCCGGACCGCGACGGGACGGTGAAACCTTTGCTGGACAGGGTGACCAATCCCGAGGTGCCCCGGCTGCTCGAATCGATCTACAAGCTCAAGGCACCGGCGGCACCGCGTGACGACCTGGTGGAGATCTTCCTGACCGGGATCACCACCAAGGCGGGCGGGCCGATCAAGGCGGACCTGAACTCCCAGCTGAACAACGCCGACGTGAACCCGAAGAAGTTCGTGCCGTCGGAGATGTTGCGGCTCAACACGTCGATCGCACCGTCCGGCAAGCCCAACCGGCTCGGTGTGCTCGGCGGTGACCTGCAGGGCTTCCCCAACGGCCGCAGGCTGGCCGACGACGTGGTCGACATCGAGCTGCAGGCGCTCGCGGGTGCCGCGCAGACCGGCAAGATCGTGCCGGAGCTGGCCGCAGGGGACAAAGTGGACGCCAACGACCGGTGGTTCGAGTCCAAGTTCCCGTACGTGGCCCTGCCGAGCAACACCGCGGTGAACTCGAACACCGCGATGGTGGGCTTCACACCGAGCGCGAACATCACCGGCGACATGCCGGTCGGCCCGATGATCGGCGGCGCGGCAGGCGCGCTCGCGTTGGCCGGCGGTGGTTTCTGGATGATCCGCAGGCGTAGGCGCAGGACATGAGGGTATCGGTAGTCGTGATCGCGGCGGCGGCGCTGATCGCCGCCGCGGTCACTGTCACGCAAGTGGTCGAGTCCGATGGGGACACTGTGACCGTCGAGCCGGTCAGCCGGGTCAACCGGCTTCGGCAGAACGTTGACTCACTGCGGGCGAGGCTGAACCGGGTTCCCGGTGACGCCTCGGGCTGGGCGCGGTTGGGCGGCTCGTACGTCGAGCTGGCCCGGACCACCGCGGATCCCGCCTACTACGGCAAAGCCCAGGGCGCGCTGGACCGTTCGCTGAAGCTGGCGCCGGAAGGCAACGGCGAGGCGATGATCGGCCTCGGCGCCTTGGCCAACTCCCGGCACGACTTCGCCGCGGCGAAGCAGTGGGCGACGCGGGCGCAGGCGGTCATGCCGGACACCGCCGAGGTGTACGGAGTCCTGGCGGACGCGTTGACACAGCTCGGCGACGACGAGGCGGCGATGGACGCGACCCAGCGGATGCTGGAC
This window contains:
- a CDS encoding DUF4331 domain-containing protein, whose amino-acid sequence is MNSLRGRRKPLAMAGALLIGTAFAGFVPGSATASSHREAPLIAADPTVDNTDVYAFVSPDNADTVTLVANWFGLQEPNGGPNFYPWATDANYDINIDNDGDAKPDLTYRWTFENDDRRAKSTFLYNNGPVTSLDDENLLFRQTYKLEVMDDKGKDKTLIRKGRVAPSTVGPAGMPDYRVLRDQAITRLPGGGQTYVGAAEDSFFLDLRVFDLVYGGNLSEVGQDTLRGYNVNTIAIQVPKSAVTFKGDPKRNPVIGVWSDTERRTMRLSPGQAKPEGPFVQVSRLGNPLVNEVISSVALKDAFNGLTPDRDGTVKPLLDRVTNPEVPRLLESIYKLKAPAAPRDDLVEIFLTGITTKAGGPIKADLNSQLNNADVNPKKFVPSEMLRLNTSIAPSGKPNRLGVLGGDLQGFPNGRRLADDVVDIELQALAGAAQTGKIVPELAAGDKVDANDRWFESKFPYVALPSNTAVNSNTAMVGFTPSANITGDMPVGPMIGGAAGALALAGGGFWMIRRRRRRT